caaacatttcagtAAGGGTGAAGGCAGAACTCAGTCAATATCATGGAGGTGATTTTCTGTTACGCTTATTTCAGAGTTCCTATCCAGCGAAGGGTTCAGCCTCCATATCCGCGGCTGCCTGGACTCAGACCTGTGCGGGGACGTGTTGACCGGCAACATCTTCGGAAACGCTTACACCGCTTCTTTCGAGTGTTGTGACACCGATCGGTGTAACGGCGCCACGCCCGTTCGACTCTCGCTCCCAATGGCCGCCTGCGCCGCCGTCTGCCTACTGTGGGCCGTGTAGGGCCTTGGAGAAACTTCATGTGTTTTTCAAGGACAAAGCAGGTCTTTCCCGTTTGCGCCTTTGTCCTCTTTGCTCTGACTTGAATGAGCAAACTGAAGTATCCGTCAGCTTCTACTTGAATTGCTCCAGAAAAAGCGATTGGGAAGGTGATATTGCAATCCAGTAATGCTGCAGCAG
This is a stretch of genomic DNA from Phycodurus eques isolate BA_2022a chromosome 20, UOR_Pequ_1.1, whole genome shotgun sequence. It encodes these proteins:
- the LOC133395648 gene encoding protein Bouncer-like, whose protein sequence is MNNFWKTAILLATTVAAAHCLICRRCPVGILNLCLFGSDITCDNATQSCYRGNAQFLSSEGFSLHIRGCLDSDLCGDVLTGNIFGNAYTASFECCDTDRCNGATPVRLSLPMAACAAVCLLWAV